The Hymenobacter baengnokdamensis genome includes a region encoding these proteins:
- a CDS encoding IS3 family transposase codes for MSTDITYVPMAKGFLYLAAVLDWHSRYVLSWQLSNTLDVDFCLRALADALRVAPAPHIFNSDQGSQFTSLAYEQALLQAGCRISRDGRGRATDNAFIERLWRTVKWEHIYLNPADDGHHLHHQLQTYFAYYNHRRPHQSLEGQTPAQVFAQPSFIQA; via the coding sequence TTGAGCACGGACATCACCTACGTGCCCATGGCCAAGGGCTTCCTGTATCTGGCCGCCGTGCTCGACTGGCACTCGCGCTATGTACTCAGTTGGCAGCTCTCCAACACGCTCGATGTGGACTTCTGCCTGCGGGCCCTAGCCGATGCGCTGCGGGTGGCCCCGGCCCCGCATATCTTCAACTCCGACCAGGGTAGCCAGTTTACCAGCTTGGCCTATGAGCAGGCCCTGCTTCAAGCTGGCTGCCGCATCAGCCGCGATGGTCGGGGCCGCGCCACCGACAACGCTTTCATTGAGCGCCTCTGGCGCACGGTCAAGTGGGAGCATATTTACCTCAATCCCGCCGACGATGGCCACCACCTCCATCACCAATTGCAGACGTACTTTGCCTACTACAACCACCGCCGACCACATCAAAGTCTGGAGGGCCAAACTCCCGCCCAGGTCTTCGCTCAACCTTCGTTTATCCAAGCATAA
- a CDS encoding transposase produces the protein MSPKRTRRRYTAEFKAEVALAALTERQPLAELAAHYQLAPAQISRWKLQLCQQAAQVFAEAPAPAAPAPDVEPLYAAIGRLQMENALLKKTLGPCQ, from the coding sequence ATGAGTCCCAAACGCACCCGCCGTCGCTACACGGCCGAGTTTAAAGCTGAGGTGGCGCTGGCCGCGCTCACCGAGCGCCAGCCCCTGGCCGAGTTGGCGGCCCACTACCAGCTGGCCCCAGCCCAAATCAGTCGCTGGAAGCTGCAGCTATGCCAGCAGGCCGCTCAGGTCTTTGCCGAAGCGCCCGCGCCCGCCGCACCAGCCCCGGACGTAGAGCCCCTGTACGCCGCCATCGGCCGGCTGCAGATGGAAAATGCGCTGCTAAAAAAAACGCTGGGGCCATGTCAGTAG
- a CDS encoding GREB1-related protein: MHVEVGIPSHKRAGRIATLGLLPSAIVCIAESQAAEYRAAHPGAQLVTHPDSVVGLQAKRNWMYQHFGNLLMVDDDLTDFRRLYLPAGEPVSVKEEARSPSSTRRPTQPSNRARFCSGLIATPVVLPKSWTVQAGYLSQIHESQTHPPSLHGRV, encoded by the coding sequence ATGCACGTTGAAGTAGGCATTCCCTCGCACAAGCGGGCCGGGCGTATCGCTACCCTCGGTCTGCTGCCCTCGGCCATCGTGTGCATCGCCGAGAGCCAGGCGGCCGAGTACCGCGCCGCGCACCCGGGCGCGCAGCTGGTGACGCACCCCGACAGCGTGGTGGGTCTGCAAGCCAAGCGCAACTGGATGTACCAGCACTTTGGCAACCTGCTCATGGTCGATGACGACTTGACTGACTTTCGCCGGCTCTACCTGCCCGCTGGTGAGCCGGTGAGCGTGAAGGAGGAGGCCCGTAGTCCATCATCAACGAGACGGCCTACGCAGCCAAGCAATCGGGCTCGTTTCTGTTCTGGTTTAATAGCAACCCCTGTAGTACTCCCCAAAAGTTGGACAGTTCAGGCGGGCTATCTTAGTCAAATCCATGAGTCCCAAACGCACCCGCCGTCGCTACACGGCCGAGTTTAA
- a CDS encoding EamA family transporter → MASLSSRSFPPVPSVLLAIVSVQGGAAIAKGLFPVVGAAGTAGLRIGISALILLVAVRPRLGQLRAAQWRAVAPYGVALGCMNFLFYCALARIPLGLGVTLEFVGPLAVAMVGSRRGLDVLWVVLAGAGIALLAPWSGSGLDPLGILFALLAGGAWAVYIVLGGRVAEVLPGTQGVAVGMVFASLVILPFSVAAGGYAALTPRLLVAGTALAILSSALPFTLEMNALKQLSSRTFSILMSLEPAAAALCGLLFLHERLTPPQWLAVGLVAAASAGATLTARQVAPSVGGE, encoded by the coding sequence ATGGCCTCCTTGTCTTCCAGGTCTTTCCCGCCGGTGCCCTCCGTGCTACTCGCCATTGTGAGCGTGCAGGGCGGAGCCGCTATAGCCAAGGGGCTCTTTCCGGTAGTAGGGGCCGCGGGTACGGCAGGGCTGCGCATTGGCATTTCGGCGCTGATTCTGCTGGTGGCGGTGCGCCCGCGGCTGGGGCAGCTACGGGCAGCCCAATGGCGGGCCGTAGCACCCTATGGCGTGGCCCTGGGCTGCATGAACTTTTTGTTTTACTGTGCATTAGCCCGCATTCCGCTGGGCCTGGGGGTTACCTTGGAGTTTGTGGGGCCGCTGGCCGTAGCCATGGTGGGCTCACGGCGGGGGCTCGATGTGCTGTGGGTGGTGCTGGCCGGGGCCGGCATTGCACTGCTGGCCCCCTGGAGCGGCAGCGGACTCGACCCGCTCGGAATCCTATTTGCGTTGCTGGCTGGCGGAGCCTGGGCCGTGTATATTGTACTGGGCGGGCGGGTAGCCGAGGTGCTGCCGGGAACGCAGGGGGTGGCCGTAGGCATGGTGTTCGCCTCGCTCGTTATTCTGCCGTTTAGCGTGGCCGCGGGCGGCTACGCCGCGCTCACGCCGCGCCTGCTGGTAGCGGGCACCGCGCTGGCCATCCTTTCGAGCGCGTTGCCGTTTACGCTGGAAATGAATGCGCTAAAGCAGCTTTCCAGCCGCACATTCAGTATTTTAATGAGCCTCGAGCCCGCCGCGGCCGCCCTTTGCGGGCTTCTTTTTTTACACGAGCGCCTGACACCTCCGCAGTGGCTGGCCGTAGGGCTGGTAGCTGCCGCCAGCGCGGGGGCTACGCTCACGGCCCGGCAAGTTGCGCCTAGCGTTGGGGGCGAATAA
- a CDS encoding carboxy terminal-processing peptidase, whose product MFSPRLKISSYAGLVAAVFGLASYRFYEHSGPQAVPGKEQVLVGTIVQGLSQAHYQPERIDDAFSKRVFDLAIKRLDYRKKFLLQSDIAQLMKFQTDIDDETKRGTHEFLDLSTKLMAERSKQMQALTHEILAQPFTFDNDESIQTDFEKAAFPANAADQREQWRKLLKYETLTRVTEMMDEQDKRHDRARVASLAKEPATAEPDRTPAQMEVEARKRVLKYYDEQFADQPDTNDVLTNYANVIANTYDPHTEYFAPREKQEFDIQLTGRFEGIGATLREKDGLIYIEDIVPGSASYRQGELKKGDAILRVAQGADEPVSIEGWHTSKAVTLIRGKKGSEVRLTVKKADGSTKVIPIVRDVVVVEDTYAQSAVINDPSGVKIGYLRLPAFYADFNDNGGRSSAADVKKELAKLTAEGVKGVIFDLRSNGGGSLNDAVEMAGLFMPSGPMVQVRSSQGMTQVLNDKDPRVQYSGPLVVLVNKYSASASEILAAAIQDYKRGIIMGSASTYGKGTVQRIIDLDETLPSELSSLKPFGSLKFTMQKFYRVTGGSTQFKGVASDIVLPDVLSYLDQGEKESDYPLKWDEIKPAAYRPWDDQPNYAKLQANSKARVAANPAFQQMTELVQSLRKRKDETVVSLKLDKFRAMQHQLKAESDKYDTIQKTATPLALVPLSADRQALGGDSVKVNRSMRFTRGLNKDITLGEAVAVIKDEQH is encoded by the coding sequence ATGTTTTCCCCCCGCCTCAAAATTAGCTCTTACGCCGGCCTGGTAGCCGCCGTATTTGGGTTGGCGTCTTATCGCTTTTACGAGCACAGCGGCCCCCAGGCAGTACCTGGCAAAGAGCAGGTACTGGTTGGCACTATTGTGCAAGGCCTTTCGCAGGCGCACTACCAGCCCGAACGCATTGACGACGCGTTTAGCAAGCGAGTATTTGACCTGGCAATCAAGCGCTTAGATTATCGTAAAAAATTTCTGCTGCAATCGGATATAGCGCAGCTGATGAAGTTTCAGACCGATATCGACGACGAGACCAAGCGCGGTACCCACGAGTTTCTGGACCTGAGCACTAAGCTCATGGCTGAGCGGAGCAAGCAGATGCAGGCGCTCACGCACGAGATTCTGGCCCAGCCCTTTACCTTCGACAACGACGAAAGCATCCAGACCGATTTTGAGAAGGCTGCCTTTCCGGCCAATGCCGCCGACCAGCGCGAGCAGTGGCGCAAGCTGCTCAAGTATGAGACGCTGACGCGCGTAACCGAGATGATGGACGAGCAGGACAAGCGCCACGACCGGGCTCGCGTAGCCAGCCTGGCTAAGGAGCCTGCTACCGCCGAGCCCGACCGCACGCCCGCTCAGATGGAAGTAGAAGCCCGCAAGCGCGTGCTCAAATACTACGACGAGCAGTTTGCTGACCAGCCCGATACTAATGATGTACTCACCAACTACGCTAATGTAATTGCCAATACCTACGACCCGCACACCGAGTATTTTGCGCCCCGCGAAAAGCAGGAGTTTGACATTCAGCTCACTGGTCGCTTTGAGGGCATTGGGGCTACGCTGCGCGAAAAGGATGGCCTGATATATATTGAAGATATTGTGCCTGGCTCGGCTTCCTATCGCCAGGGTGAGCTGAAAAAGGGGGATGCCATCTTGCGCGTTGCGCAGGGCGCCGACGAGCCCGTGAGCATTGAGGGCTGGCATACCAGCAAGGCCGTGACGCTTATCCGGGGCAAGAAAGGCTCGGAAGTGCGCCTGACTGTTAAAAAGGCCGACGGCTCAACCAAGGTTATTCCCATCGTTCGCGATGTGGTGGTGGTAGAAGACACTTATGCGCAGTCGGCGGTTATCAACGACCCAAGCGGCGTAAAAATCGGCTACCTGCGCCTGCCGGCATTCTATGCTGACTTCAACGACAACGGCGGCCGCTCTTCGGCGGCCGACGTCAAGAAGGAACTCGCCAAGCTTACGGCCGAAGGGGTTAAGGGTGTCATCTTCGACTTGCGCTCCAACGGCGGCGGCTCGCTCAATGATGCCGTGGAAATGGCCGGGCTGTTTATGCCCAGCGGCCCCATGGTGCAGGTACGCTCCAGCCAGGGTATGACGCAGGTGCTCAACGATAAAGACCCGCGCGTGCAGTATAGCGGCCCGCTCGTGGTACTGGTAAACAAGTACAGCGCCTCGGCTTCCGAGATTCTGGCGGCAGCCATTCAGGATTACAAGCGCGGCATTATCATGGGCTCGGCCAGCACCTATGGCAAGGGTACCGTGCAGCGTATCATCGACCTCGACGAAACGCTGCCTTCGGAGCTGAGTAGCCTCAAGCCTTTTGGCTCGCTCAAGTTCACGATGCAGAAATTCTATCGCGTTACGGGCGGCTCCACGCAGTTTAAAGGCGTGGCTTCCGATATCGTGCTGCCCGATGTGCTCTCGTATCTTGACCAGGGCGAAAAGGAGTCGGACTACCCGTTGAAATGGGATGAAATCAAGCCGGCCGCCTACCGCCCCTGGGATGACCAGCCGAACTATGCCAAGCTCCAGGCCAACAGCAAGGCGCGCGTAGCGGCCAACCCGGCCTTCCAGCAGATGACCGAGCTGGTGCAGAGCCTGCGCAAGCGGAAAGATGAAACGGTGGTTTCGCTCAAGCTCGACAAGTTCCGCGCGATGCAGCACCAGCTGAAAGCTGAGTCGGACAAGTACGATACTATTCAGAAAACGGCAACGCCGCTGGCGCTCGTGCCCCTCTCAGCCGACCGCCAGGCCCTCGGTGGCGACTCAGTAAAAGTGAACCGCTCGATGCGCTTTACCCGCGGCCTGAATAAGGATATCACCCTGGGCGAGGCAGTAGCTGTTATCAAAGACGAACAACATTAA
- the lysS gene encoding lysine--tRNA ligase, whose amino-acid sequence MVHLSEQEILRRHKLDELRALGIEPFPSELFDVNFSAQEIHDNYHPELNNFQEVALAGRLMSVRVMGKASFAELMDSSGRIQLYVNRDEICPGDDKTLYNVVFKKLLDLGDFIGVKGHVFKTQVGETSIHVTELTLLAKALRPLPVVRRVKDEETGIETTYDAFTDPEQRYRQRYVDMVVNPQVRDTFIKRTQLVQAMRNYLNDKGYLEVETPILQPLYGGAAARPFTTHHNTLDMTLYLRIANELYLKRLIVGGFDGVYEFSKDFRNEGMSRFHNPEFTQMELYVAYKDYAWMMDLVEEMVERVALALHGKTEVQVGDNLINFQRPWQRYTMFEAIEKFTGAAIGEMDEAALRETAARLKVGLDPSMGKSKIIDEIFGEHVEPKLIQPTFITDYPVEMSPLAKKHRDHPGLVERFEAICNGKEICNAFSELNDPIDQRKRFEDQLELGKRGDTEAMVLDEDFLRALEYGMPPTAGLGIGIDRLSMIMTNSHSIQDVLFFPQMRPEVTDQSKQEPK is encoded by the coding sequence GTGGTCCATTTGAGCGAACAAGAAATCCTGCGCCGTCACAAGCTCGACGAGTTGCGCGCCCTGGGCATCGAGCCTTTCCCATCGGAGTTATTCGACGTTAATTTCTCAGCCCAGGAAATCCACGACAATTATCATCCGGAGCTGAATAATTTTCAGGAAGTAGCGCTGGCCGGTCGCCTCATGTCGGTGCGGGTAATGGGCAAAGCTTCGTTTGCGGAGCTGATGGACTCGTCGGGCCGCATTCAGCTCTACGTCAACCGCGACGAAATTTGCCCCGGCGACGACAAAACGCTCTACAATGTCGTGTTCAAGAAGCTGCTCGATTTGGGGGACTTTATCGGCGTGAAAGGTCATGTATTCAAGACCCAGGTCGGCGAAACGTCTATCCACGTAACGGAGCTGACCCTGCTGGCTAAAGCCCTGCGCCCGCTGCCCGTGGTTCGCCGCGTGAAAGATGAGGAAACGGGCATCGAAACAACCTACGACGCCTTCACCGACCCCGAGCAGCGCTACCGCCAGCGCTACGTGGATATGGTGGTGAACCCCCAGGTGCGCGACACGTTCATCAAGCGCACGCAGTTGGTGCAGGCCATGCGCAACTACCTGAACGACAAAGGCTACCTGGAAGTAGAAACCCCGATTTTGCAGCCTTTGTATGGCGGTGCGGCGGCTCGTCCGTTCACCACCCACCACAATACGCTGGACATGACGCTGTACCTTCGTATAGCAAATGAACTATATTTAAAAAGACTAATAGTTGGCGGCTTCGACGGCGTGTACGAGTTCTCGAAGGACTTCCGCAACGAGGGCATGAGCCGGTTTCACAACCCCGAGTTCACCCAGATGGAGCTGTACGTGGCCTACAAGGACTACGCCTGGATGATGGACCTGGTGGAGGAAATGGTGGAGCGCGTGGCCCTGGCCCTGCACGGCAAAACGGAGGTGCAGGTAGGCGACAACCTCATCAACTTTCAGCGGCCCTGGCAGCGCTACACCATGTTTGAGGCCATCGAGAAGTTTACCGGCGCGGCCATCGGCGAGATGGACGAAGCCGCCCTGCGCGAAACTGCCGCCAGGCTCAAAGTGGGCCTTGACCCCAGCATGGGTAAATCAAAAATTATCGACGAGATTTTTGGCGAGCACGTCGAGCCCAAGCTTATCCAGCCCACCTTTATCACCGACTACCCGGTGGAGATGTCGCCGCTGGCTAAAAAGCACCGCGACCACCCCGGCCTGGTGGAGCGCTTCGAGGCGATTTGCAACGGCAAGGAAATCTGCAACGCCTTCTCGGAGCTCAACGACCCCATCGACCAGCGCAAGCGCTTCGAAGACCAGCTGGAGCTGGGCAAGCGCGGCGACACCGAGGCCATGGTGCTCGACGAGGACTTCCTGCGGGCCCTTGAGTACGGGATGCCGCCCACGGCGGGCCTGGGCATCGGCATCGACCGCCTGAGCATGATTATGACCAACTCACACTCAATTCAGGACGTGCTGTTCTTCCCGCAGATGCGCCCCGAAGTAACCGACCAGTCCAAGCAGGAGCCTAAGTAG
- a CDS encoding DEAD/DEAH box helicase: MDTEQVEKTPAKTTDKPKIRFDELNLSPEVQRAITEMGYEEASPIQSAAIPVLLAGKDVIGQAQTGTGKTAAFAIPAIEGIDGESRDVQVIVLCPTRELAVQVSGEIQKLGKYKKGLAVVPIYGGSSYDRQFRALERGVQIVIGTPGRVMDHIERGTLKLDKATKIILDEADEMLDMGFREDIEFVLSKMPENRQTVFFSATMSKPIMDMTKKYQRDPQVVKVNHQQMTVTNIEQSYFEVRGPQKKDVLTRVMDMYNLKSTIIFANTKRMVDEIVADLQAKGYFADGLHGDMSQAQRQNTLDKFRKNTLEILVATDVAARGIDVDNVEAVFNYDLPADEEYYVHRIGRTGRAGKNGRAFTFVSGRDIYKLRDIMRFTKADIKLAQVPSFADVSEVKTTLFLNQIKEVVEKGNLDKYIGRVQRLLDQSEEITSLDIAAALLKMNMKEDKRNEQSLDASREKGASRLGYTRLFISMGKKDRLHPRDVVELIAEGTNLPGNKVGDIALYDKFSFVEVPNEFAEEIVGQLGRSSIQGQPVTFSIATPVQDAAAKEEGLNRPERREGGFGGERRGGFGGGDRREGGRPPYGGGNRGGSSYGGGERREGGSSYGGGYKGGQGGSSSYGGNKGGSSYGGDRGGSSQGGGYQRGGYKGGQGGGSSYGGNKGGYGGKRESFDE, translated from the coding sequence ATGGATACCGAGCAAGTAGAAAAAACCCCCGCAAAAACTACCGACAAGCCTAAGATTCGTTTTGACGAGCTGAATCTCTCGCCCGAAGTGCAGCGCGCCATCACCGAAATGGGCTACGAGGAAGCCTCGCCCATTCAGTCGGCCGCTATCCCTGTGCTGCTGGCTGGCAAAGACGTTATTGGCCAGGCCCAGACCGGCACCGGCAAGACGGCTGCCTTTGCCATTCCGGCTATTGAAGGCATTGACGGCGAAAGCCGTGACGTACAAGTAATTGTGCTGTGCCCAACGCGTGAGCTTGCGGTGCAGGTTTCGGGCGAAATCCAGAAGCTGGGCAAGTATAAGAAAGGCCTGGCCGTAGTGCCGATTTACGGCGGCTCGTCGTACGACCGGCAGTTCCGCGCCCTGGAGCGTGGCGTGCAGATTGTCATCGGCACGCCCGGCCGCGTGATGGACCACATCGAGCGCGGTACGCTGAAGCTCGACAAGGCCACTAAAATCATCCTCGACGAAGCCGACGAGATGCTCGACATGGGCTTCCGCGAGGATATCGAGTTTGTGCTCAGCAAGATGCCCGAGAATCGCCAGACGGTGTTCTTCTCGGCTACCATGAGCAAGCCGATTATGGACATGACCAAGAAGTACCAGCGCGACCCGCAGGTAGTGAAGGTCAACCATCAGCAAATGACGGTGACCAACATCGAGCAGAGCTACTTCGAGGTGCGCGGCCCGCAGAAGAAGGATGTGCTGACCCGCGTGATGGACATGTACAACCTGAAGTCGACTATCATCTTCGCCAATACGAAGCGGATGGTGGACGAGATTGTGGCCGACCTGCAAGCTAAAGGTTACTTTGCTGATGGCCTGCACGGCGATATGAGCCAGGCGCAGCGCCAGAATACCCTCGATAAATTCCGCAAAAACACGCTCGAAATCCTGGTAGCTACCGACGTAGCTGCCCGTGGTATCGACGTCGACAACGTGGAGGCCGTCTTCAACTACGACCTGCCGGCCGACGAGGAATACTACGTACACCGCATCGGCCGCACCGGCCGCGCCGGCAAGAATGGCCGCGCCTTCACCTTTGTGAGTGGCCGCGACATTTACAAGCTGCGCGACATCATGCGCTTCACCAAGGCGGATATTAAGCTAGCCCAGGTGCCCTCGTTTGCCGATGTATCGGAAGTAAAAACCACGCTTTTCCTGAACCAAATCAAGGAAGTGGTGGAGAAGGGAAACCTGGATAAGTACATCGGCCGCGTGCAGCGCCTGCTCGACCAGAGTGAGGAAATTACGTCGCTCGACATCGCTGCTGCGCTGCTCAAGATGAACATGAAGGAGGACAAGCGCAACGAGCAAAGCCTTGATGCCAGCCGCGAAAAAGGAGCAAGCCGCCTCGGCTACACGCGCCTCTTTATCAGCATGGGCAAGAAGGACCGCCTGCACCCCCGCGACGTAGTGGAGTTGATTGCGGAAGGCACTAACCTGCCCGGCAACAAAGTAGGCGACATCGCGCTCTACGACAAGTTCAGCTTTGTAGAAGTACCGAACGAGTTTGCTGAGGAGATTGTGGGCCAGCTGGGTCGTAGCAGTATTCAGGGCCAGCCCGTTACGTTCAGCATCGCCACGCCGGTACAGGATGCCGCTGCCAAAGAAGAGGGCCTGAACCGCCCCGAGCGCCGCGAAGGTGGCTTCGGCGGTGAGCGTCGGGGCGGCTTCGGCGGCGGCGACCGCCGCGAAGGTGGCCGCCCGCCCTACGGTGGTGGCAACCGCGGCGGTAGCAGCTATGGCGGTGGCGAGCGTCGCGAAGGCGGCAGCAGCTACGGCGGTGGCTACAAAGGTGGTCAGGGGGGCAGTAGCTCCTACGGCGGCAACAAAGGTGGCAGCAGCTACGGCGGCGACCGTGGTGGCAGCAGCCAGGGCGGTGGCTACCAGCGTGGTGGCTACAAAGGCGGCCAGGGCGGCGGTAGCTCCTACGGCGGCAACAAGGGCGGCTACGGTGGCAAGCGTGAGAGCTTCGACGAATAA
- a CDS encoding cold-shock protein — MPTGTVKFFNETKGFGFIKNDETGQDIFVHVTDLVDAKSLQEKDKVQYEEAQGRKGPNAVKVSLL, encoded by the coding sequence ATGCCGACCGGAACGGTAAAATTCTTCAATGAGACCAAAGGCTTTGGTTTCATCAAAAACGACGAAACGGGCCAAGATATCTTCGTGCACGTGACCGACCTCGTAGACGCTAAGTCGCTACAAGAAAAAGACAAAGTTCAGTACGAAGAAGCCCAAGGCCGTAAAGGCCCGAACGCGGTAAAGGTGTCGCTGCTCTAA
- a CDS encoding acyl-CoA thioesterase gives MDTPAAPTYAYSHTFTVEASDIDQLGHANNVAYVRWVQNVAAAHWHHLYPPTAELPPQIWVVQEHRVRYLRSAYAGDELRVSTWVADVKGASSKRLTRIERVADGQLLCAAETQWVLLDAASGRPVRVPGEVAERLGIV, from the coding sequence ATGGACACGCCCGCCGCCCCTACGTATGCTTACAGTCACACCTTTACCGTCGAGGCTTCCGACATCGACCAGCTCGGCCACGCCAACAACGTAGCCTACGTGCGCTGGGTGCAGAACGTGGCTGCCGCCCACTGGCACCACCTCTACCCCCCCACCGCCGAGCTGCCTCCCCAGATATGGGTGGTGCAGGAGCACCGCGTGCGCTACCTGCGCTCGGCCTACGCCGGCGACGAGCTGCGCGTCAGCACCTGGGTGGCTGATGTGAAGGGGGCCAGCTCGAAGCGCCTCACCCGCATCGAGCGCGTGGCCGATGGGCAGCTACTTTGCGCCGCTGAGACGCAGTGGGTGCTGCTGGATGCGGCTAGCGGGCGGCCGGTGCGCGTGCCGGGGGAAGTGGCAGAACGGCTTGGCATCGTTTAG